The DNA segment CGGTTTCGACCATCATCAGGATGTCTTCGACGCTGCGCTGGTTGAAGGCATGGACGGCGACGCCGGCCTTGATCAGGTCGCGGCTGATGTCGGCCTGGAGGTCCGAGAAGGTGAGCACCAGATCGGGTTTTACGGCGAGGATTTTTTCGATGTCGCCGCTGATGAAAGCGAACACCTTGGGTTTTTCCTTGCGTGCCCGCGCCGGCCGCACGGTGTAGCCGCTGATCCCGACAATACGTTGCTCTTCGCCCAAAGCGTAGAGCACCTCGACCGTTTCCGTGGTGAGGCAAACGATGCGTTGCGGCAGACGGCTCATTTCCCGTCTCCCTTCGCGGAGGGTCGCTTGCCGCGCGCGGTTTCAAGATGCCGGCAGAGCATTTCCGTGCCGTCGAGCAGGCGCGGCGTGTGGCGCTGGATGATGTCGGGGGGAATGAAGTAGAGGTTGTCGCGCGCGACTGCCGTGAGCTGCGGCCAGCGCCGCCAGTCATCGAGCCATTCCGGCCGCGCCTCGTCCATGCCGCTGGCGACTATGACTTCCGGATTAGCCGCGAGCACGGCTTCCACCGTCACGGTAGGCGCCATTTGCCGCAGCTGGCCGAAAACGTTCTCGCCGCCGCAAAGACGGATCGCATCGCTGATGATCTGCGTGTTGCCCACGGTCATCAGCGGTTCTTTCCATACCTGGTAAAAAATGCGCAGCCTGGGCTGGTTCGAGTAGCGTTCGCGCAGCGCCGCGAGGCGCGCACGAAATGCCGCCGCCGCTCGCGCGCCTGCTTCATTGCCCATGAGCTGGCCATAACTTTCGAGGTCATGCGCGACGTCCTCAATGCGATTCGGTTGCGAGAGGTAGACCGGGATGCCAAGCTGACGGATTTTTTCGATGTGCGCCGGCGTGTTGCCGCTTTGCCATCCGATCACCAGATCGGGTTTGAGCGCAACGATGGCCTCCATGTCGAGGCGCGCATAGCTGCCGATGCGCGGAACTTTCTTCACCGCCGCTGGGTAGTCGCTGAATTGCACGCTGCCCACCAGCCGTTCGCCGGCGCCTGCCGCCATCAGCGTTTCCGCAATATGCGGGGAAAGTGCTATCACGCGCTGCGCGGGCTGCCTGAGATGCACCTCGGCGCCGCTATCGTCTTTCACGACGATATCGGCATGCGCGCCAGTGCTGAGGGACAGTAGCGCTGCAGCAATCAGGAAGGATCGGAAAAAGGCCATGGGATAATTGCACTTGAAAGACAGCGGATTCTAACGTGGCAACCACCTCACTCATGGTTCAGGGATGTACTTCGGACGCCGGCAAGAGCACGCTGGTCGCGGCGCTGTGCCGCATTCTCAAGCGGCGCGGCGTGTGCGTGGCGCCGTTCAAGCCGCAGAACATGGCGCTCAACTCGGCGGTCACGGAAGACGGCGGCGAGATCGGCCGCGCCCAGGCGCTGCAGGCGCTGGCCGCGGGACTGGCGCCGCGCATCGACTTCAACCCGGTGCTGCTGAAACCCGCCACCGACAAGCGCGCGCAAATCATCATCCACGGCCGGGCCATCGATACGCTCGATGCCGTCGCCTATCACGACTACAAGCGCGTCGCGATGGGGGCGGTGATGGAGTCGTGGCAACGCCTCACGACGCAATATGATTGCGTGATCGTCGAAGGCGCGGGCAGCCCGGCCGAGATCAACCTGCGCGACCGCGACATCGCCAACATGGGCTTCGCCGAACTCGCCGATGTGCCCGTGATCCTGATCGCCGACATCGACCGCGGTGGGGTCTTTGCGCATTTTGTCGGCACACTCGACCTGCTCTCTGCTTCGGAGCAGGCGCGCGTCAAGGGCTTCGTCATCAACCGCTTTCGCGGCGATATCGCGCTACTTGAACCGGGCTTGCGCTGGCTCGAAGAACGCACCGGCAAGCCGGTGCTGGGCGTGCTGCCCTATCTGCACGGCCTGTTCCTTGATGCCGAAGATGCCATTGCCACCCATGCCGAGACAAAACCGGACGCCAGCCTCAAGGCTGTCGCGCTGGCCTATCCGCGCTGTTCCAACCACAACGATCTCGATCCGCTGCGCCTGCACCCCGAAGTCGATTTCCACTGGATCGGGCCGGGACAACCAATTCCATCCTGCGACCTGATCGTGCTGCCTGGTTCGAAGGCGGTGCAGGCAGACTTGCACTGGCTGCGCGCGCAGGGCTGGCACAATGCCATAGAGCGGCATCTGCGCTACGGCGGCAAGCTGATCGGCCTGTGCGGCGGTTACCAGATGCTCGGCCGCGCGCTGCATGACCCGAATGGCATCGAAGGCGCGCCGGCCAGCAGCGCCGGGCTGGGCCTGCTCGATTGCGAAACCACGCTCGACGACGAGAAGCAACTGCACAACGTCAGCGGCAGGCTTGCCTTCGATGGTGCACCGGCGATGACGGGCTATGAAATCCACATGGGCGTGACGCAGGGCCCGGCGCTGGAACGTCCTGCCGTGCGGCTATCCGACGGGCGCAGTGACGGCGCGATTTCGGCAGACGGACAAATCTTCGGCAGTTATTGCCACGGCCTTTTTGACCACCCCGAGGCGCTTGCGGCGCTGCTCGAATGGGCCGGCGCAAAACCGGCGGCGCACATAGATTTCGCCGCGCGACGCGAACAGGATATCGAGCGCCTGGCCGATGCGGTGGAAGCAGCAATCGATTGGGGCAAGCTCAAACTACCGGGGTTTTATTGAGCTTTACGGTAATGAATGACAACCGCCTAAAATGTCGTCGTCCCCGCGCAGGCGGGGACCCAGAGGTTTACCCGCAAAGCCCCTGGATTCCCGCTCTGCGTGCCCAATGGGTATTCGCGGGAATGACTAAAGGGAATCCCCGTGGGATGACGTTTCTAAATTAACGTATTTCGGTACTAGAGCCAGACGCCGCCCTGCGGCGGTTGCAGCGGCGGCTTGCCGTTGCCGCTGAAGAAAGCGCCGATCAGGAAGCTCAGCACCGAAATGAAAATGCTGGCGAAAAAGGCGGTCCAGAAACCGGACACTGTGAAACCCTTCACCAGCGACGACACAAGCAGGATCATCAGCGCATTGATCACGAGCAGGAACAGGCCGAAGGTCACCAGCGTCAGCGGCAGGGTGAGAAGAATCAGTAATGGCTTGACGATGGCATTGGCAAAGCCGAGCAGCAGGGCGGAAACGACCAGCGCCTGCGTGCTGTCAAACCGGATGCCGGTGAAGACGTAACTGCTGACCCATAGCGACAGCGAGGTGATCAGCCACTGGACCAGGAAGGGAATAAATGTGTTGAACATGTTTATTTGGCCTCCTTGGCAATGCGGGCTTCTTCCCATAATGCGCGCGCGAGTGATTTCCACACCGGTCCGCCGTGCGTCAGGATGCCGTCATCGGCACTGTCCTTCATCACCTTGAGCATCAGTTGCGAAAGCCCGATGAGTTCGAGCATGGCCATGCCCTTATCGCTGCCGGGTGGATGATCGAGTTGCAGCGTATCGCTGAGCGAGGCCAGCGCATGCCGGGCCAGCTTGCGCACCTCGGCTTCATCGTTCCAGTCGATGCCGAGAATGGCGCCCTTGCGGGCGATTTCGGTTTCGAGTTGGGCGGCTTCGACCGCGTAATTTTCAAATTCGGGCATTGTTCTTTCCTTTCCGCTTCGGCGCAATGGCAGCATGCCGCGCCAGCAGGGGCGCCAGGTAACGCCCCGTGTAACCAGCATCGGTTGCCGCGATGGCCTCGGGCGATCCAGCCGCAATAATACGCCCGCCGCCATCGCCGCCTTCGGGGCCGATGTCGACGATCCAGTCGGCGGTCTTGATGACGTCAAGATTATGCTCGATGACGACGATGGTGTTGCCGTGGTCGCGCAGGCGGTGCAGCACCGAGAGCAGCATCTCGATGTCCTGGAAATGCAGGCCGGTGGTAGGTTCGTCGAGGATATACAGGGTGCGCCCGGTGTCGCGCTTGGAGAGTTCCAGCGCCAGCTTGACGCGCTGCGCCTCGCCACCCGAGAGCGTGGTCGCGCTCTGGCCCAGCGTGATGTAGGCCAAACCGACATCCATCAGCGTCTGCAACTTCTTCGCCACCACCGGCACGGCGTCGAAAAATTCGCGCGCCTGCTCCACCGTCATCGCCAGCATTTCGTGGATGTTCCTGCCCTTGTAGCGGATCTCCAATGTCTCGCGGTTGTAGCGCTTGCCGTGACAGGTATCGCAGGGCACAAAAATGTCGGGCAGGAAATGCATCTCCACCTTGATCATGCCGTCGCCCTGGCAGGCTTCGCAACGGCCGCCCTTGACGTTGAAGGAGAAGCGTCCCGGCGCATAGCCGCGCTGGCGCGCCTCGGGCACGCCGGCGAACAGTTCGCGGATCGGCGTCAGCAAACCGGTGTAGGTCGCCGGATTCGAGCGCGGCGTGCGGCCGATCGGCGACTGGTCGACGCTGATCACCTTGTCGAAAAATTCCAGCCCTTCGATCGCGTCATGCGCGGCGGGCTCCGCCGTCGAACCGTAGAGATGACGCGCGGCGGCGGCATACAGCGTATCGTTGATGAGGGTCGACTTGCCGGAGCCGGAGACGCCGGTGATGCAGGTAAACAGCCCGACCGGGATTTCAAGGTCGACCTGCTTCAGATTGTTGCCGCGCGCGCCGCGAATCACCAGCTTGCGCTCCGGCTGCGGCAGCTGGCGCCGCTGTGGAATCGCGATCTGCCGGCGGCCCGAGAGATAAGCGCCGGTGAGTGAATGCGGATGCGCTTCGATCTGCTTCGGCGTGCCTTCGGCGACTATGCGTCCGCCATGTTCGCCGGCGCCGGGGCCGATGTCGACCACGTGGTCGGCGGACTCGATCGCCTCCATGTCGTGTTCGACCACGATCACGGTATTGCCGAGGTCGCGCAGATAAATCAGCGTATCGAGCAGGCGCCGGTTGTCGCGCTGGTGCAGGCCGATGCTGGGCTCGTCGAGCACGTACATCACCCCGGTCAGGCCGGAGCCGATCTGCGATGCCAAACGAATACGCTGCGCCTCGCCGCCGGAGAGCGTTTCCGCCGAGCGGTCGAGCGAGAGATAGTCGAGGCCGACGTTGATGAGGAAGCCGAGCCGCGCATTGATCTCCTTGACGATCTTGGCGGCAACCTGGGCGCGGTGACCTGTCAATTTGAGTTCGGAGAAAAAGTCGCGGCAGATACCCAATGCCAAATGGCTGATGTCGGCAATAGTGCGGCCACCGATGAAGACGTGGCGCGCTTCGCGGCGCAAACGCATGCCGTGGCATTCGGGGCAGGGCTTGGCGTTGAGATATTTCGCCAGTTCCTCGCGCACCATCTGCGAATCGGTTTCGCGATAGCGCCGCTCCAGGCTGGGGATGATGCCCTCGAAAACATGGCTGCGGTCGAAGCGCGTGCCCTTTTCGTTGAGATACTTGAAGCGGATCTGCTCCCTGCCCGAGCCGTAGAGCACGATTCTCCGCGTCTCTTCGGGTAGCGCCTCGAACGGCATGTCGATATCGAAGCCATAGTGCTCGGCAAGACTTTCCAGCATCTGGAAGTAGAACTGGTTGCGCCGGTCCCAGCCCTTGACCGCGCCCGCCGCGAGCGAGAGATGCGGATAGGCGACGACGCGCGCCGAATCGAAGAACTGGATCGCACCGAGGCCGTCGCACTTGGGGCAGGCGCCCATCGGGTTGTTGAACGAGAACAGGCGCGGCTCCAGTTCCTGCAGCGAATACGAACACACCGGGCAGGCA comes from the Georgfuchsia toluolica genome and includes:
- the uvrA gene encoding excinuclease ABC subunit UvrA, which produces MELIRIRGARTHNLKNINLDLPRNRLTVITGLSGSGKSSLAFDTLYAEGQRRYVESLSAYARQFLQLMEKPDVDLIEGLSPAISIEQKATSHNPRSTVGTVTEIHDYLRLLYARAGTPHCPEHDLPLEAMSITQMVDHVLALPEDTRLMILAPVVANRKGEQLDLFAELRAQGFVRLRVDGKVVDIDALPKLAKTKNHSVDVVVDRLKVHVDMRQRLAESFETALRHAEGRTVAVEMESGKEHLFSAKFACPVCSYSLQELEPRLFSFNNPMGACPKCDGLGAIQFFDSARVVAYPHLSLAAGAVKGWDRRNQFYFQMLESLAEHYGFDIDMPFEALPEETRRIVLYGSGREQIRFKYLNEKGTRFDRSHVFEGIIPSLERRYRETDSQMVREELAKYLNAKPCPECHGMRLRREARHVFIGGRTIADISHLALGICRDFFSELKLTGHRAQVAAKIVKEINARLGFLINVGLDYLSLDRSAETLSGGEAQRIRLASQIGSGLTGVMYVLDEPSIGLHQRDNRRLLDTLIYLRDLGNTVIVVEHDMEAIESADHVVDIGPGAGEHGGRIVAEGTPKQIEAHPHSLTGAYLSGRRQIAIPQRRQLPQPERKLVIRGARGNNLKQVDLEIPVGLFTCITGVSGSGKSTLINDTLYAAAARHLYGSTAEPAAHDAIEGLEFFDKVISVDQSPIGRTPRSNPATYTGLLTPIRELFAGVPEARQRGYAPGRFSFNVKGGRCEACQGDGMIKVEMHFLPDIFVPCDTCHGKRYNRETLEIRYKGRNIHEMLAMTVEQAREFFDAVPVVAKKLQTLMDVGLAYITLGQSATTLSGGEAQRVKLALELSKRDTGRTLYILDEPTTGLHFQDIEMLLSVLHRLRDHGNTIVVIEHNLDVIKTADWIVDIGPEGGDGGGRIIAAGSPEAIAATDAGYTGRYLAPLLARHAAIAPKRKGKNNARI
- a CDS encoding cobalamin-binding protein, whose amino-acid sequence is MAFFRSFLIAAALLSLSTGAHADIVVKDDSGAEVHLRQPAQRVIALSPHIAETLMAAGAGERLVGSVQFSDYPAAVKKVPRIGSYARLDMEAIVALKPDLVIGWQSGNTPAHIEKIRQLGIPVYLSQPNRIEDVAHDLESYGQLMGNEAGARAAAAFRARLAALRERYSNQPRLRIFYQVWKEPLMTVGNTQIISDAIRLCGGENVFGQLRQMAPTVTVEAVLAANPEVIVASGMDEARPEWLDDWRRWPQLTAVARDNLYFIPPDIIQRHTPRLLDGTEMLCRHLETARGKRPSAKGDGK
- a CDS encoding phage holin family protein, encoding MFNTFIPFLVQWLITSLSLWVSSYVFTGIRFDSTQALVVSALLLGFANAIVKPLLILLTLPLTLVTFGLFLLVINALMILLVSSLVKGFTVSGFWTAFFASIFISVLSFLIGAFFSGNGKPPLQPPQGGVWL
- a CDS encoding cobyric acid synthase encodes the protein MVQGCTSDAGKSTLVAALCRILKRRGVCVAPFKPQNMALNSAVTEDGGEIGRAQALQALAAGLAPRIDFNPVLLKPATDKRAQIIIHGRAIDTLDAVAYHDYKRVAMGAVMESWQRLTTQYDCVIVEGAGSPAEINLRDRDIANMGFAELADVPVILIADIDRGGVFAHFVGTLDLLSASEQARVKGFVINRFRGDIALLEPGLRWLEERTGKPVLGVLPYLHGLFLDAEDAIATHAETKPDASLKAVALAYPRCSNHNDLDPLRLHPEVDFHWIGPGQPIPSCDLIVLPGSKAVQADLHWLRAQGWHNAIERHLRYGGKLIGLCGGYQMLGRALHDPNGIEGAPASSAGLGLLDCETTLDDEKQLHNVSGRLAFDGAPAMTGYEIHMGVTQGPALERPAVRLSDGRSDGAISADGQIFGSYCHGLFDHPEALAALLEWAGAKPAAHIDFAARREQDIERLADAVEAAIDWGKLKLPGFY